A DNA window from Luteolibacter luteus contains the following coding sequences:
- a CDS encoding LamG-like jellyroll fold domain-containing protein — protein sequence MRPHHVSRFVQRYSGQALIATALSALLLPSARADYQTEVMSENPIVYYRFDDGVATADLPSPAINAGSLGAVADGSYLGTFSRGVAGAIAGDTAVAFLNNTPVDTVAYTGSVNIPLNAALNPSQSGTNPFTVECWVLPSRNTSTLLSPVNSMSFTTGRAGYLIYQNGATWELRMGNKAAANNVTAMTGGTVTAGQWQHLAFTYSGGTNGTMTLYVNGVAVNSGAVTNGYEANDNAPFVIGGTSSPNRTFDGSVDEVAFFPSSLPPARILARFNERTNNPAGYAGHVAADSPVGYWRLGEAAYVPRTPPAADNLGTLGSAADGGYIAGAKNSATGPSSGSGFLGFGASNSAVALPNADGFVRSSLGLLNNRTSFTVMGWVKRGAVHSTRGGYFGQNDLLEFGDAGNGTQIEAWSSASGQVITPAPYPFADDQWGFITYVADGTKVQMYLNGNLVTSIASVVSNYGNSTYNFNIGGGGIFGPTGDYFRGEIDEVAIFDRAVTPGRVKQLYDAALGNTPPGLVELFPTVSPTGDIAEGQPYTLSIDPTGTPPFTYQWKLNNNPIPGATSRTYTVPAAAANTPPEAAYVYTVTVTNAAGDVTSDPTEVFVTPTLKWSSATSPGTWDIGTTSNWKTYTAGTTSTYSDDFAVFFDDSSAGTAVALATDVVPRAVNFNNATKDYTFTGPWLISGLPGGTLTKDGAAAVTFANDIVNMDNLVVNAGTLRVGDGTNGSLTPISQVKVQGGTFEVNQAAGTTFDSPTTVTSGLMKFTGTGNIATSATAVIGGPGNQTFDRNGTVLLNGPNTIGGTITVASGTLAFDGSQQANRLAAGKVVGVSPGATVEIRGVNALPTGANSANFNLNQATMNIVSGGSDAIGVGGQSHAHLGTLGLDGSTIMLAYSGQGSAYDTESFQLNGNINVTGTTASAITMGVGTNAGNSGIAIPGDTATHTITVDNVASGVDFTIGTELENGATSTLAKAGAGTLRLADNIAHGYSGTLRVDEGTLEATGSVSGPLIVSAGATIAPGPSVGSFGATATTLSGTYLCEIDGTAADKLVVNGNLTLSSGSQINLSVLGGGVTASSYELISCSGALTGTLPNVTGVPAGYTVTIVSSSVVMVQAGFNPQPTIATTAPPVNGISDFNSNNGGFSVSAPVTSETDWAFSPGSWRSSGQATGFGEDNTSFLISPIYKVSQAGPVSLSFTHRYSFEENFDAGNVQVSINGAAFTNMPDSAFTQNGYNSTVPGDVTHSLKGLDAFMGNSTGHPAYLTSVCTVATAAVGDRVQFRFAAAYDNNTIGNLNPPGWEIDSLQVTGGVPSLMTLTWPVGVMQYSDNLQPPWTDIPLGSPLVIDANAAQKRFFRLKP from the coding sequence ATGAGACCTCATCACGTATCCCGATTCGTACAGCGATATTCCGGGCAGGCGCTCATCGCCACGGCCCTCTCGGCTCTACTCCTCCCCTCGGCCCGTGCCGACTACCAGACGGAGGTCATGAGCGAAAACCCGATCGTCTACTACCGCTTCGATGACGGGGTAGCGACCGCCGACCTCCCGAGCCCTGCAATCAATGCAGGAAGTCTTGGTGCGGTGGCGGATGGTAGCTATCTCGGCACCTTTTCGCGCGGAGTAGCAGGAGCCATCGCCGGGGACACCGCCGTGGCTTTCCTGAACAATACGCCCGTTGATACCGTGGCTTATACCGGCTCGGTCAACATCCCGCTGAATGCGGCGCTTAATCCGTCGCAGTCCGGAACCAATCCCTTCACGGTGGAATGCTGGGTGCTGCCCAGCCGGAACACCTCGACCCTGCTTTCCCCGGTGAACTCCATGAGCTTCACCACCGGCCGCGCCGGCTATTTGATCTATCAGAACGGCGCGACATGGGAACTCCGGATGGGCAACAAGGCCGCCGCGAACAACGTCACCGCGATGACCGGTGGCACGGTCACCGCAGGGCAGTGGCAGCATCTCGCCTTCACCTACTCGGGTGGGACGAATGGTACCATGACGCTTTATGTGAACGGCGTGGCCGTGAACTCCGGAGCCGTCACCAATGGATATGAAGCGAATGACAACGCTCCCTTTGTGATCGGCGGCACTTCTTCGCCGAACCGGACCTTCGATGGCTCGGTGGATGAAGTGGCGTTTTTCCCAAGCTCGCTTCCGCCAGCCCGGATCCTCGCCCGCTTCAACGAGCGCACCAATAATCCCGCCGGCTACGCGGGCCATGTGGCCGCCGATTCCCCGGTCGGCTACTGGCGTCTCGGTGAAGCGGCTTATGTCCCGCGCACCCCCCCGGCTGCCGACAACCTCGGAACCTTGGGCAGCGCGGCAGACGGCGGCTACATTGCCGGCGCGAAGAATTCGGCCACCGGGCCTTCCTCGGGCTCTGGCTTCCTGGGCTTCGGCGCGAGCAACTCCGCGGTCGCCCTTCCGAATGCAGACGGCTTCGTGAGAAGCAGCCTCGGACTGCTCAACAACCGCACCTCTTTCACGGTGATGGGTTGGGTGAAGCGAGGTGCGGTCCATTCGACCCGCGGCGGCTACTTCGGCCAGAACGATCTGCTGGAGTTCGGCGATGCTGGCAACGGAACTCAGATCGAAGCCTGGAGTTCTGCTTCAGGGCAGGTCATCACTCCGGCTCCTTATCCCTTCGCGGATGATCAGTGGGGTTTCATCACCTACGTGGCGGATGGCACCAAGGTGCAGATGTACCTGAACGGGAATCTGGTCACCTCGATCGCCTCCGTGGTGTCGAACTACGGGAACTCGACGTACAATTTCAACATCGGCGGTGGCGGCATCTTCGGTCCCACCGGCGACTACTTCCGCGGGGAAATCGACGAGGTCGCCATCTTCGACCGCGCCGTGACCCCGGGCCGCGTGAAGCAGCTCTATGATGCTGCCTTGGGTAACACGCCGCCGGGTTTGGTGGAACTCTTCCCGACCGTGTCGCCCACCGGTGACATCGCGGAAGGTCAGCCCTACACGCTATCCATCGATCCCACGGGCACGCCGCCTTTCACCTACCAGTGGAAGCTGAACAACAATCCGATCCCGGGTGCCACCTCGCGCACCTACACCGTTCCCGCCGCAGCCGCGAACACTCCTCCGGAGGCAGCCTACGTCTACACCGTGACCGTCACCAATGCGGCGGGCGACGTAACCAGCGATCCTACCGAGGTCTTCGTCACGCCGACCTTGAAGTGGTCCTCCGCGACTTCTCCGGGGACATGGGACATCGGTACCACCAGCAACTGGAAAACCTACACCGCCGGTACCACCTCGACTTACTCGGATGACTTTGCGGTTTTCTTCGATGACTCCTCCGCAGGCACAGCCGTGGCGCTTGCTACCGACGTCGTGCCAAGGGCGGTGAACTTCAATAATGCGACAAAGGACTACACCTTTACGGGCCCCTGGCTCATCAGCGGCCTGCCTGGCGGAACGCTGACGAAGGATGGCGCGGCAGCGGTGACCTTCGCGAATGACATCGTGAACATGGACAATCTCGTGGTGAACGCGGGCACCTTGCGGGTTGGCGATGGCACCAATGGAAGCCTGACGCCGATCAGCCAGGTCAAGGTCCAGGGCGGCACCTTCGAGGTGAACCAGGCCGCGGGCACCACCTTTGACAGCCCGACGACCGTGACCAGCGGCTTGATGAAATTCACGGGCACCGGGAACATCGCAACCAGTGCCACGGCCGTCATCGGCGGACCGGGTAACCAGACCTTTGATCGCAATGGAACCGTCCTGCTGAATGGCCCGAATACCATCGGCGGAACGATCACGGTTGCGTCCGGCACGCTCGCCTTCGACGGCAGCCAGCAGGCAAACCGTCTGGCCGCTGGCAAGGTGGTTGGCGTGAGCCCCGGCGCCACGGTCGAAATCCGCGGTGTCAACGCGTTGCCGACGGGAGCGAACTCCGCTAATTTCAATCTGAACCAGGCCACCATGAACATCGTCTCGGGTGGCAGCGATGCCATTGGCGTCGGTGGCCAAAGCCACGCTCACCTGGGCACGCTCGGTTTGGATGGAAGCACGATCATGCTGGCCTACTCCGGACAAGGCAGTGCCTATGATACGGAGAGCTTCCAACTGAATGGTAATATCAACGTAACCGGCACCACAGCCTCGGCTATCACCATGGGCGTGGGAACCAATGCTGGAAACAGTGGTATCGCCATCCCGGGAGATACGGCAACTCACACCATCACCGTGGACAACGTCGCCTCCGGTGTTGATTTCACCATCGGCACCGAGCTTGAGAATGGTGCGACCAGCACCTTGGCGAAAGCCGGTGCCGGCACCTTGCGCCTGGCTGATAATATCGCCCATGGCTACTCCGGAACCCTCCGCGTGGATGAGGGGACGCTTGAAGCCACTGGTTCGGTCTCGGGTCCCCTGATCGTCAGCGCGGGTGCCACCATTGCTCCCGGTCCCTCGGTGGGCAGCTTCGGTGCGACCGCGACCACCTTGAGCGGAACCTATCTCTGCGAGATCGATGGCACTGCGGCGGACAAGCTCGTCGTGAATGGGAATCTGACCTTGAGTTCGGGATCGCAAATCAATCTTAGCGTCCTTGGCGGTGGAGTGACCGCCTCGTCCTATGAGCTGATCTCTTGCAGCGGTGCACTTACGGGAACCCTGCCGAACGTGACCGGTGTGCCCGCAGGCTACACGGTGACGATCGTCTCGAGCTCCGTGGTGATGGTGCAGGCTGGTTTCAATCCGCAGCCGACGATCGCTACCACCGCGCCACCGGTAAATGGGATCTCGGATTTCAACAGCAACAACGGAGGCTTCTCCGTGAGTGCGCCGGTGACTTCCGAGACGGACTGGGCGTTCTCACCGGGCTCCTGGCGGAGTTCCGGACAGGCCACGGGCTTCGGAGAGGACAATACCTCGTTCCTGATCAGCCCGATTTACAAGGTGAGCCAAGCCGGCCCGGTGTCCCTGAGCTTCACCCATCGTTATAGCTTCGAGGAAAACTTCGATGCTGGAAACGTGCAGGTCAGCATCAATGGTGCTGCCTTCACAAACATGCCGGACTCGGCCTTCACGCAGAACGGCTACAATAGCACCGTGCCGGGAGATGTGACGCATTCACTCAAGGGCTTGGATGCCTTCATGGGGAACTCCACGGGTCATCCTGCCTACCTCACCAGCGTATGCACCGTTGCTACGGCAGCCGTGGGAGACAGGGTGCAATTCCGCTTCGCCGCAGCCTATGACAACAACACCATCGGCAATCTCAATCCGCCGGGTTGGGAGATTGATTCGTTGCAAGTCACCGGCGGCGTTCCGAGCCTGATGACCCTGACCTGGCCGGTTGGCGTCATGCAATATTCGGATAACCTTCAGCCGCCGTGGACGGACATCCCGCTCGGTAGCCCGCTGGTCATTGATGCCAATGCTGCGCAGAAGCGCTTCTTCCGATTGAAGCCCTGA